A genomic region of uncultured Paludibaculum sp. contains the following coding sequences:
- a CDS encoding DUF1501 domain-containing protein, translated as MTGKERFEQHLKRHPHAHRPVAAKPHLSRRMFFQLAGSGLLCSYLPDRALAQSAPRITTNYEVTPINRAKNVIFILLTGAPSHTDTFDFKQSVDSPLDLLKPDTVNGIAWPFGILPNLGQATKEFTIVRSVRAWALVHSLAQTWSQIGRSPAGVLGDVAPNIGSVVALEKAGERGADQVFPTFLALNSDSGVGSGYFSSSYAPFRVTPAAAGIRNTSNPSDPNGTGRFAERWALLRNLDGSLRRDGALGKGPSDMDAFYESAKGMMYNPAVNEAFSFTAEKSARYGSTGFGNACLVASQVLAANQGTRFVQISYGSWDHHVGIYTPMENDQGRAKLPGMAKTLDDGLSALLADLKASGALDETLIVMTGEFGRTVGALTSSAGRDHHVQQFAFFAGAGVVGGRVIGATDATGAAVVESGWSRQREIRPEDIEATIYSAMGINWTTVRYDDPFGRGFYYVPDSDSDVYGPINELWAS; from the coding sequence ATGACCGGAAAAGAGAGATTCGAGCAACACCTGAAGCGGCATCCGCATGCGCACCGGCCCGTCGCCGCCAAGCCTCATCTGAGCCGGAGGATGTTCTTCCAACTGGCGGGGTCCGGATTGTTGTGCAGCTATCTGCCGGACCGGGCGCTGGCGCAGTCGGCTCCGCGGATCACGACGAACTATGAGGTGACACCGATCAACCGGGCGAAGAACGTGATCTTCATCCTGCTGACGGGGGCGCCGAGCCACACGGATACGTTTGACTTCAAGCAGAGCGTCGACTCGCCGTTGGACCTGTTGAAGCCGGATACGGTGAACGGCATTGCGTGGCCGTTTGGGATTCTGCCGAACCTGGGGCAGGCGACGAAGGAGTTCACGATTGTGCGGTCGGTGCGAGCGTGGGCGCTGGTGCACAGTCTGGCGCAGACGTGGTCGCAGATCGGGCGGAGTCCGGCCGGGGTGCTGGGCGATGTCGCACCGAATATTGGCAGTGTCGTGGCGCTGGAGAAGGCGGGGGAGCGCGGGGCGGATCAGGTGTTCCCGACGTTTCTGGCGTTGAACTCGGACTCGGGCGTGGGGTCGGGGTACTTTTCCAGCAGCTACGCTCCGTTCCGGGTGACTCCGGCGGCAGCGGGCATCAGGAATACGTCGAACCCGAGCGATCCCAACGGTACTGGCCGTTTCGCGGAGCGGTGGGCGCTGCTGCGGAATCTGGACGGGTCGTTGCGGCGGGATGGGGCGCTGGGCAAGGGTCCGTCGGACATGGATGCGTTCTATGAGTCGGCCAAGGGGATGATGTACAACCCGGCGGTGAACGAGGCGTTCTCGTTCACCGCCGAGAAGAGTGCGCGGTATGGCTCGACGGGGTTTGGGAACGCGTGCCTGGTGGCGTCGCAAGTGCTGGCGGCGAATCAGGGTACGCGGTTCGTGCAGATCTCCTACGGGAGCTGGGATCACCACGTGGGGATCTATACGCCGATGGAAAACGACCAGGGCCGGGCGAAGCTGCCGGGGATGGCGAAGACCCTGGATGACGGGCTTTCCGCGCTGCTGGCGGACCTGAAGGCGAGCGGCGCGCTGGATGAGACTCTGATTGTGATGACCGGCGAGTTCGGGCGAACCGTGGGGGCGCTGACGTCTTCGGCGGGACGCGACCATCACGTGCAGCAGTTCGCGTTCTTCGCGGGGGCGGGCGTCGTGGGCGGGCGGGTGATTGGCGCAACGGATGCGACGGGCGCGGCGGTGGTGGAATCCGGCTGGTCGCGGCAGCGCGAGATCCGGCCGGAGGACATCGAGGCCACGATCTATTCGGCGATGGGCATCAACTGGACTACGGTGCGGTATGACGATCCGTTTGGACGCGGGTTTTATTACGTGCCGGACTCGGACAGTGACGTGTACGGGCCGATTAATGAGCTGTGGGCTTCGTAG
- a CDS encoding helix-turn-helix domain-containing GNAT family N-acetyltransferase — protein sequence MRTPSILDHRTAAVRRFNRFYTREIGTLQQGLLESKFSLAEVRVLYEIANRQDPTATEIGRDLRLDAGYVSRLVLKLDKAGLIERVASESDGRQTHLRLTTRGRTQYTDLDFLANGQVTTMLYRLNEQKQRLLVESMRNIESLLAPVQEQKEPYLLRPHQPGDMGWVVHRHGVLYAREYGWDERFEALVARIAADFIDNLDARRERCWIAEREGEIVGSVFLVREPENFEVAKLRLLLVEPSARGLGLGHRLVDECTRFARQVGYKKITLWTNHVLLAARHIYAKAGYQMVGQESHSSFGHSMISETWELAL from the coding sequence ATGCGTACACCGTCAATTCTCGATCATCGCACCGCGGCTGTCCGTCGGTTCAACCGCTTTTACACGCGGGAGATTGGCACGCTGCAACAAGGACTACTAGAAAGTAAATTTTCCCTCGCCGAGGTTCGCGTCCTGTATGAGATCGCCAACCGGCAGGATCCGACGGCGACCGAGATCGGGCGGGACCTGCGGCTGGATGCGGGGTATGTCAGCCGCTTGGTGCTCAAACTGGACAAGGCCGGCCTGATTGAGAGAGTAGCGTCGGAGTCTGACGGGCGGCAGACCCACCTGCGGCTCACGACGCGGGGGCGGACACAGTACACCGATCTGGATTTCCTGGCGAACGGCCAGGTGACGACGATGCTGTACCGGTTGAACGAGCAGAAGCAGCGGCTGCTGGTGGAGTCGATGCGGAACATTGAATCGCTGCTGGCTCCGGTGCAGGAACAGAAAGAGCCATATTTGTTGCGGCCTCATCAACCCGGAGACATGGGCTGGGTGGTGCACCGGCATGGGGTGCTGTATGCGCGGGAGTATGGATGGGACGAGCGCTTCGAGGCTCTGGTGGCGCGGATCGCGGCAGACTTCATCGACAATCTGGATGCGCGGCGGGAGCGGTGCTGGATTGCGGAGCGCGAGGGCGAGATTGTGGGGTCGGTGTTCCTGGTACGGGAACCGGAGAACTTCGAGGTCGCCAAACTGCGATTGCTGTTAGTGGAGCCCTCGGCTCGGGGGTTGGGTTTGGGGCACCGTCTGGTGGATGAGTGCACGCGGTTTGCGCGACAGGTTGGCTACAAGAAGATCACGCTCTGGACCAATCATGTTTTGTTGGCGGCCCGGCATATCTACGCGAAGGCCGGTTATCAGATGGTTGGGCAGGAGAGCCATTCCAGCTTTGGGCATTCGATGATTTCGGAGACGTGGGAGTTGGCGCTGTAG
- a CDS encoding type II toxin-antitoxin system MqsR family toxin, translated as MEKRTPHCKLAVVKSLLAAGKVRATVSALAGGAALGFGFDELVNVVAALTSNDFYKSMTTHADHRIWQDVYRPRTEAGDVYLKLTVIDDVLIVSFKEL; from the coding sequence GTGGAAAAACGAACGCCGCACTGCAAGCTGGCGGTTGTGAAGTCCCTGCTTGCCGCGGGCAAAGTTCGTGCCACGGTTTCCGCGTTGGCGGGCGGCGCAGCCCTGGGGTTTGGTTTCGACGAGTTGGTCAACGTGGTGGCGGCACTCACGTCGAATGACTTCTACAAGAGCATGACAACCCACGCTGATCATCGCATTTGGCAGGATGTTTACCGGCCCCGAACCGAGGCTGGTGATGTGTATCTGAAGCTCACCGTGATCGATGATGTATTGATTGTGTCGTTCAAGGAACTATGA
- a CDS encoding type II toxin-antitoxin system MqsA family antitoxin, with amino-acid sequence MKCPACGEGKLVRDTRDIPYTYKGETTVIPAVRGEFCGACGEGVLGAAESKRVSAAMLEFNKQVNATIVDPEFIARVRKKLSLDQRQAAALFGGGANAFSRYENGKTKPPLALVKLFIVLDRHPHLLKEVQAEV; translated from the coding sequence ATGAAGTGCCCGGCGTGCGGCGAGGGGAAACTCGTGCGGGATACGCGCGATATCCCCTATACCTATAAAGGCGAAACGACGGTCATCCCGGCGGTGCGAGGGGAGTTCTGCGGGGCCTGTGGCGAGGGCGTGTTGGGTGCAGCCGAGTCCAAGCGCGTGAGCGCGGCGATGCTGGAGTTCAACAAGCAGGTCAATGCTACCATCGTCGATCCTGAGTTCATCGCCCGGGTTCGGAAGAAGCTCTCACTGGATCAGCGCCAAGCGGCCGCTCTCTTCGGCGGCGGCGCCAATGCGTTCTCGCGCTATGAGAATGGCAAGACCAAGCCTCCGCTCGCCCTTGTGAAGCTATTCATCGTCCTCGACCGGCATCCCCACCTGCTGAAGGAAGTCCAGGCGGAGGTGTAG
- a CDS encoding HEAT repeat domain-containing protein yields the protein MSPKRYCSVLALLLCAAVPGRAQSATATSSLDAAEAKIRAAEAAQALRGEATAPLEQLKANAAAMAYTFDAAEAKAAFPAYGDPAQLEKFKALAATSGGFTYAFGDAEAAGEKARAMADSLKDMAERFQYNGGFSAAKAFGPMAKMTPMGDGFYAMGMAQAATLSSIKNSKLDRAYSQGQRALDQRKWEDAINEFRNAANDPARADACLYWIAYAQSKLGHRDEALGTLGELKKNHPNSRWNNDARSLEVELRQASGQSVSSDIDDETKLLAINGLMHSDPERALPILQKILNGSQSPKLKERALFVLSQSDSPKAREIALQLAKGGSNPDIQRMAIRNLAIHGGADNLKVLAEVYASSPDISVRREVLRSYMISGAKDQIAAAARGEKEPVLRREAIRQLGALGDQKLLGDMYGTESDAAMRGEILNSLMVSGATAKLIELANNEKDPTARRKAIQLLGVMDREKTGPALLDLYNKESEKDLKKKIISALFTQGNVKPLIDLARKEKDTEMKREAVRMLSMMKSKEASDYMLEVLNQ from the coding sequence ATGAGTCCGAAACGCTATTGCTCCGTCCTGGCGCTGCTGCTCTGCGCCGCCGTCCCGGGACGCGCTCAATCCGCCACCGCCACGAGCTCGCTCGACGCCGCCGAAGCCAAAATCCGCGCCGCCGAGGCGGCCCAGGCTCTCCGAGGCGAAGCCACCGCCCCGCTGGAACAGCTCAAGGCCAACGCCGCGGCCATGGCCTATACCTTCGACGCCGCTGAAGCCAAAGCCGCCTTCCCCGCCTACGGCGACCCGGCCCAGCTCGAGAAGTTCAAGGCGCTCGCCGCCACCTCTGGCGGCTTCACCTACGCCTTTGGTGACGCCGAAGCCGCCGGCGAGAAGGCTCGTGCGATGGCCGATAGCCTGAAGGATATGGCTGAGCGCTTCCAATACAACGGTGGCTTCTCCGCCGCCAAAGCCTTCGGCCCCATGGCCAAGATGACGCCGATGGGGGATGGCTTCTACGCCATGGGCATGGCCCAGGCGGCCACCCTTTCGAGCATCAAGAACTCCAAACTCGATCGCGCCTACTCCCAGGGCCAGCGCGCCCTCGACCAACGCAAATGGGAGGATGCCATCAATGAGTTCCGCAATGCCGCCAACGACCCCGCGCGTGCCGACGCCTGCCTCTACTGGATCGCCTATGCCCAAAGCAAACTGGGCCATCGCGATGAGGCTCTGGGCACCCTCGGCGAGCTGAAGAAGAACCATCCCAACAGCCGCTGGAACAACGACGCTCGCTCCCTCGAAGTCGAGCTCCGTCAGGCCTCCGGCCAGTCCGTCTCCTCCGACATCGACGACGAGACCAAACTCCTTGCCATCAACGGCCTCATGCACAGCGACCCCGAGCGCGCCCTGCCCATCCTCCAGAAGATCCTCAACGGCAGCCAGAGCCCTAAGCTCAAAGAGCGCGCCCTCTTCGTCCTCAGCCAGAGCGACTCCCCCAAGGCCCGTGAAATCGCCCTCCAACTCGCCAAGGGCGGCAGCAACCCCGACATCCAGCGCATGGCCATCCGCAATCTCGCCATCCACGGCGGCGCCGACAACCTTAAGGTCCTCGCTGAGGTCTATGCCTCCAGTCCCGATATCTCTGTACGCCGGGAAGTCCTCCGCAGCTACATGATCAGTGGAGCCAAGGATCAGATTGCCGCCGCCGCCCGCGGTGAAAAGGAGCCGGTCCTCCGCCGCGAAGCCATCCGCCAGCTCGGCGCTCTCGGCGACCAGAAGCTCCTCGGAGACATGTATGGAACGGAATCCGACGCCGCCATGCGCGGCGAAATCCTCAACTCCCTCATGGTTTCCGGAGCCACTGCCAAACTCATCGAGCTCGCCAACAACGAGAAGGACCCCACCGCCCGCCGCAAGGCGATCCAACTCCTCGGTGTCATGGACCGCGAAAAGACCGGCCCCGCGCTGCTCGACCTCTACAACAAGGAGTCCGAGAAGGACCTGAAGAAGAAAATCATCTCAGCCCTCTTCACCCAGGGCAACGTGAAGCCGCTGATCGACCTCGCCCGCAAAGAAAAAGACACGGAAATGAAGCGCGAGGCCGTCCGCATGCTCTCCATGATGAAGTCCAAGGAAGCCTCCGACTACATGCTCGAGGTGCTGAACCAATGA
- a CDS encoding sigma-70 family RNA polymerase sigma factor, translating into MKESDGAAIQRVLAGDGDGFQVLVERYSHALFRLAYRMTGNEADADDVVQETFLRAYRSLANYDGRAAFSTWLYRIASNYTLDRISATKRRAEILHPLDQKPEGDDDARAWQPVEQSPGPDRLLLSGEIQVRLAAAMEELTPQERTAFTLRHFEDLSIDEIGAALQLGSNATRNSIFRAVQKLRRNLSGWAGVAS; encoded by the coding sequence ATGAAGGAAAGTGATGGCGCAGCCATCCAGCGGGTTCTAGCTGGTGACGGCGACGGGTTCCAAGTGCTCGTCGAACGCTACAGCCACGCCCTCTTTCGTCTGGCTTACCGCATGACCGGCAATGAAGCGGACGCCGATGACGTGGTTCAGGAGACTTTCTTGAGAGCCTATCGCAGCCTGGCAAATTACGACGGCCGAGCCGCCTTCAGCACCTGGCTCTACCGCATTGCCTCCAACTACACCCTTGACCGCATCTCCGCCACCAAACGCCGCGCCGAAATCCTCCACCCTCTCGATCAGAAGCCCGAAGGGGACGACGACGCCCGTGCCTGGCAGCCCGTCGAACAGTCCCCGGGCCCCGATCGCCTCCTCCTCAGCGGCGAGATCCAGGTCCGCCTGGCCGCCGCCATGGAAGAGCTCACCCCCCAGGAACGCACCGCCTTCACCCTCCGCCACTTCGAGGATCTCTCCATCGACGAAATCGGCGCCGCCCTCCAGTTGGGCTCCAACGCCACCCGCAACAGCATCTTCCGCGCAGTCCAGAAGCTGCGCCGCAACCTGTCCGGCTGGGCCGGAGTCGCATCATGA
- the bla gene encoding class A beta-lactamase has translation MRLACLLLLLLQTPEDFGHIESQTEGKIGISAEVVETGATLDFHGSSRFPMQSVYKFPIGMATLQLVDQGRLNLDTPIRVRKSDLVGGRQHSPIRDMHPDGGCSMPLREILRYAVSESDGSASDVLLRLIGGASTVQSMLTKLGIRGVHVMDTEKAIGSDNQVQYRNWAQPAEMVRLLKLLQQGKGLSPASRTLLLKWMTDTPTGMKRLKGNLPPGTVVAHKTGTSNTVNGVTAATNDVGLITLPNGQHLAIAVFVADSRLSQDTRERAIAACAKIAWQHFTSEKR, from the coding sequence ATGCGTTTGGCTTGCCTGTTGTTGTTGTTGCTGCAGACCCCCGAAGACTTTGGACACATCGAGAGTCAGACCGAAGGAAAGATCGGCATCTCCGCCGAGGTGGTGGAGACCGGCGCCACCCTCGATTTTCACGGTTCCAGCCGGTTCCCCATGCAGAGCGTCTACAAGTTCCCCATCGGCATGGCCACGCTCCAGCTGGTCGACCAGGGACGCCTGAATCTCGATACACCGATCCGCGTCAGGAAGTCCGATCTCGTTGGCGGCCGCCAGCACAGCCCCATCCGCGACATGCATCCCGACGGCGGCTGCTCCATGCCGTTGCGCGAGATCCTGCGTTACGCCGTCTCCGAGAGCGATGGCTCGGCCTCCGACGTACTTCTGCGACTCATCGGCGGAGCGTCCACGGTGCAGTCCATGCTCACGAAGCTCGGCATCCGGGGCGTCCATGTGATGGACACTGAGAAGGCGATCGGCAGCGACAATCAGGTACAGTACCGCAACTGGGCTCAGCCCGCCGAGATGGTCCGTCTGTTGAAACTCCTACAGCAGGGCAAAGGCCTCTCGCCGGCCAGCCGCACGCTATTGCTGAAATGGATGACCGATACACCCACCGGCATGAAGCGGCTCAAAGGCAACCTGCCGCCAGGCACGGTCGTGGCTCACAAAACAGGTACGTCAAACACTGTGAACGGCGTCACCGCGGCCACTAACGATGTGGGCCTCATCACGCTGCCCAACGGCCAGCATCTTGCCATCGCCGTGTTCGTGGCGGACTCGCGCCTATCCCAGGACACCCGCGAACGCGCCATCGCAGCTTGTGCCAAAATCGCCTGGCAGCACTTCACTAGTGAGAAGCGCTAA
- the gatB gene encoding Asp-tRNA(Asn)/Glu-tRNA(Gln) amidotransferase subunit GatB — translation MAAVATPLGTPEQIAKYEPVIGLEVHVQLGTNTKIFCSCPNEFGSAPNTNVCPVCLGMPGALPVLNHQAVELAIQASYALHCEVRNKSIFARKNYFYPDLPKGYQISQFDKPLSEFGWVDVVLEDGSTKRIGITRIHMEDDAGKNTHDGYKDSDVYSYVDLNRCGSPLTEIVSEPDMRSSEEAFQYLTELKLALQFVGVSSCDMEKGHLRCDANVSVRLKGTEPFGTKVEIKNLNSFRFLRQAIDFEIARQVGVLEAGGRIIQETRLYNADLGETFGMRSKEQAHDYRYFPEPDLVPLAISDEWKERVRAAMPELPADMRRRFIQDYELRKYDAEVLTATRAVAEFYETVARVSGDPKLAANWVTSDLFGLLKADGREIEDSPVTGDRLGELVALVAKGELTGKLAKEVLPKMFTSGDSARAIMEREGLKAMNDSGEIERIIDQIVTANPKQVEQYKGGKTTVIGFFVGQVMKASRGQANPATVTEILKQKLG, via the coding sequence ATGGCTGCAGTCGCAACACCCCTGGGGACTCCTGAGCAGATCGCGAAGTACGAGCCAGTGATTGGGCTCGAGGTCCACGTTCAGCTCGGCACGAATACCAAGATCTTCTGCTCGTGCCCGAACGAGTTCGGCTCGGCTCCGAACACGAATGTGTGTCCGGTGTGTCTCGGCATGCCCGGGGCGTTACCGGTGCTCAACCATCAGGCGGTGGAGTTGGCGATTCAGGCGTCGTATGCGCTGCACTGCGAGGTTCGTAACAAGTCGATTTTCGCGCGCAAGAACTATTTCTACCCGGATCTGCCGAAGGGCTACCAGATCTCGCAGTTCGACAAGCCCTTGTCGGAGTTCGGTTGGGTGGATGTGGTGCTGGAAGATGGGTCGACTAAGCGGATTGGCATTACGCGCATCCACATGGAAGACGATGCCGGGAAGAACACGCACGACGGGTACAAGGACAGCGATGTCTATTCGTATGTCGATTTGAACCGGTGCGGCTCGCCGCTGACGGAGATTGTCAGCGAGCCGGACATGCGGAGTTCGGAAGAGGCGTTCCAGTATCTGACGGAGCTGAAGCTGGCCTTGCAGTTTGTGGGTGTGTCCAGTTGCGACATGGAGAAGGGCCATCTGCGGTGCGACGCCAATGTCAGCGTGCGCCTGAAAGGGACCGAGCCGTTTGGAACGAAGGTGGAGATCAAGAACCTGAACTCGTTCCGGTTCCTGCGGCAGGCCATCGATTTCGAGATTGCGCGGCAGGTGGGCGTGCTGGAGGCGGGCGGACGGATCATCCAGGAGACGCGGCTGTATAACGCGGACCTGGGCGAGACGTTTGGGATGCGCAGCAAGGAGCAGGCCCACGACTACCGGTATTTCCCCGAGCCGGACCTGGTACCGCTGGCGATCAGCGACGAGTGGAAGGAGCGGGTGCGGGCCGCGATGCCGGAGTTGCCGGCGGACATGCGGCGGCGCTTCATCCAGGACTACGAGTTGCGGAAGTACGACGCCGAAGTGTTGACGGCGACACGGGCCGTAGCTGAGTTCTACGAGACGGTGGCGCGGGTGTCGGGCGATCCCAAGCTGGCGGCCAACTGGGTAACGAGCGACCTGTTCGGGCTGTTGAAGGCCGACGGCAGGGAAATCGAGGACTCTCCGGTTACGGGCGACCGGCTGGGTGAACTGGTGGCGCTGGTGGCGAAGGGCGAGCTGACGGGCAAGCTGGCTAAGGAAGTGCTGCCAAAGATGTTCACGAGCGGCGATTCGGCGCGCGCCATCATGGAGCGCGAGGGTCTGAAGGCGATGAACGACAGCGGCGAGATCGAGCGTATCATCGACCAGATTGTGACGGCGAATCCGAAACAGGTGGAGCAGTACAAAGGCGGCAAGACGACCGTGATTGGCTTCTTTGTCGGCCAGGTGATGAAGGCTTCCCGCGGGCAGGCGAACCCGGCGACTGTGACGGAGATTCTGAAGCAGAAGCTGGGTTAG
- a CDS encoding DUF1549 domain-containing protein — protein sequence MLNIHAAAITASAFAALTLLPANSVAQGVPEEGTPSTPISCIAFTPDYRERQAQLIRENTHFERGRLTQQVTAQLGGAEAARSVTRAADSTPVGTIDTYLFDAMQQAGVTPAAAADDYEFVRRVYLDLTGRIPTTDQLRAFVNDANPNKRRGVIDELIASDAWLDKWTMYFGDLLKNTVRNTQVVRYPEGRNALYLYIRESLATQKPYNVMASELISAKGDNSYTQGELNWVVGTYVTGGPVQDIYDSSAAATFETFLGVSHLNCLLCHNGAGHLTELSLWGKTFTRKQAWTLASHFSRTTLARTRVDASVSQPYYWSVLDNLPRIRNDYTANTTTGNRPARCKDNIRPAPGAACDATEVIHPQYLDGEAPASGDNYREFLARKVTSDIQFSRAIVNYLWAEFFTRGIVSPTNQFDLARLDPDNPPPAPWTLQPSNARLLNALAAEFQQNKYDLRWLMRQMANSRAYQLSARYEGEWKAEWEPLFARKLVRRLWGEEIHDSVVTASNIYPTYNVRNFATVRLAMQLPEPSGLPDGATGPVSRFLDSFFRGNRDDVQRKGEGSVQQALNLMNDSIVNSRIRVNTKAGLGGAEPSLLAANLGKDNDALIDSLFLAVLSRPASQAEHAAALEHLQGTTGTVRQQRAEDLLWTLFNKVDFLYNY from the coding sequence ATGCTGAACATCCACGCTGCCGCGATTACTGCGTCTGCCTTCGCCGCGCTCACTCTGCTGCCGGCGAACAGTGTTGCCCAGGGTGTACCAGAGGAGGGAACTCCTTCCACTCCAATCAGTTGCATAGCCTTCACACCGGACTACAGAGAGCGGCAGGCGCAGTTGATTCGCGAGAATACCCACTTTGAGAGAGGGCGGTTGACGCAGCAGGTGACGGCGCAACTGGGTGGGGCCGAAGCGGCGAGATCGGTGACCCGGGCGGCTGATTCCACGCCGGTTGGGACCATCGACACCTACCTGTTTGATGCCATGCAGCAGGCGGGGGTCACTCCGGCGGCGGCGGCCGACGACTACGAGTTTGTGCGGCGCGTGTACCTGGATCTCACCGGGCGGATTCCCACCACTGACCAGTTGCGGGCGTTCGTCAACGACGCCAACCCGAACAAGCGGCGGGGCGTGATTGACGAATTGATCGCTTCGGATGCCTGGCTGGACAAGTGGACGATGTACTTCGGGGACCTGCTGAAGAACACAGTGCGGAATACGCAGGTAGTGCGTTATCCCGAAGGGCGGAATGCGCTTTATCTGTACATCCGCGAGTCGCTAGCCACGCAGAAGCCCTACAACGTGATGGCTTCGGAGCTGATTTCGGCCAAAGGGGACAACTCGTACACACAGGGTGAATTGAACTGGGTAGTGGGGACCTACGTGACGGGCGGACCGGTGCAGGATATTTACGACTCGTCCGCGGCGGCCACGTTTGAGACGTTTCTGGGTGTCTCGCACTTGAACTGCCTGTTGTGCCACAACGGCGCCGGGCATCTGACCGAGCTGAGTCTATGGGGCAAGACGTTCACGCGGAAGCAGGCCTGGACTCTGGCCTCCCACTTCTCGCGGACCACGTTGGCCCGGACGCGGGTGGACGCCAGCGTGTCGCAGCCCTACTACTGGTCCGTTCTCGACAACCTGCCGCGGATCCGCAACGACTACACGGCCAACACGACTACGGGGAACCGGCCGGCGCGGTGCAAGGACAACATCAGACCGGCTCCGGGCGCTGCCTGCGACGCCACCGAGGTGATCCACCCGCAGTATTTGGATGGCGAGGCTCCGGCGAGCGGAGACAATTACCGGGAGTTCCTGGCCCGGAAGGTGACCTCGGACATCCAGTTTTCCCGGGCGATCGTGAACTACCTGTGGGCGGAATTCTTTACGCGGGGGATCGTTTCGCCGACGAACCAGTTCGATCTGGCACGGCTGGATCCGGACAACCCGCCGCCGGCTCCCTGGACGCTGCAGCCTTCCAATGCGCGGCTGCTGAATGCACTGGCGGCCGAGTTCCAGCAGAACAAGTACGACCTGCGGTGGCTGATGCGGCAGATGGCGAACTCGCGGGCGTACCAGTTGAGTGCGCGGTATGAGGGCGAATGGAAGGCGGAGTGGGAGCCATTGTTTGCCAGGAAGCTGGTGCGGCGGCTGTGGGGGGAGGAGATCCACGACTCGGTTGTCACGGCGTCGAATATCTATCCGACCTACAACGTGCGGAACTTCGCCACGGTGCGGCTGGCGATGCAACTGCCGGAACCTTCGGGGCTGCCGGATGGAGCGACGGGTCCGGTGTCGCGGTTCCTGGACTCGTTCTTCCGAGGGAATCGCGACGATGTGCAGCGCAAGGGCGAGGGCAGTGTGCAGCAGGCGTTGAACCTGATGAACGATTCGATTGTGAACAGCCGGATCCGGGTGAATACGAAGGCCGGCCTGGGCGGCGCGGAGCCGAGCCTTCTGGCGGCCAATCTCGGGAAGGACAATGACGCGCTGATCGACTCACTATTCCTGGCGGTGCTGTCGCGGCCGGCGTCGCAGGCTGAGCACGCGGCTGCGCTGGAGCATCTGCAGGGGACGACCGGCACCGTGCGGCAGCAGCGGGCCGAGGATCTGCTCTGGACGCTGTTCAACAAGGTCGATTTTCTGTACAACTACTGA
- a CDS encoding HEAT repeat domain-containing protein gives MRPLILLLAALPLLAQQPRLVNAKLETKVSSNLKSDVDTAAGRGVPLWVGWAVPQIASAGNSCCNYSRDGHVITEGCALEPNTTVTQVASGPIHLEGASHSAILLRMENGAVSKVRFFGSDCSLDAGGLPVVWLTGVKPSDSVNYLAAYTRQHFEEHRKGGAVAAIAIHDDPQADRVLNEFVEPNQPEDLRRSTMFWLGNARGKSGFETILRVLKQDPSDKVKEQAVFALTLTKDPRGIDTLIQTAKENSSPEVRSKALFWMAQKAGRKALGPITNAAENDPDTKVKRQAVFALTQMPSNEGIPALIEVARNNKNAAVRKQAFFWLGQSKDERAVRFLEQVLTARQ, from the coding sequence ATGAGACCGCTCATCCTGCTCCTCGCCGCTCTGCCGCTACTCGCCCAGCAGCCCCGGTTGGTCAACGCCAAACTGGAGACCAAGGTCTCTTCGAACCTGAAATCCGATGTGGACACCGCGGCCGGCCGCGGTGTCCCCCTCTGGGTCGGTTGGGCCGTGCCCCAGATCGCCTCGGCCGGCAACTCGTGCTGCAACTACTCGCGCGACGGCCATGTCATCACCGAGGGTTGCGCGCTCGAACCCAACACCACGGTCACCCAGGTGGCCTCCGGCCCCATCCATCTGGAAGGCGCCAGCCATTCGGCCATCCTCCTCCGTATGGAGAATGGCGCTGTGTCCAAGGTGCGCTTCTTCGGTTCCGACTGCAGCCTCGATGCGGGCGGCCTGCCGGTCGTCTGGCTGACGGGCGTCAAACCGTCCGACAGCGTGAACTACCTGGCCGCCTACACCCGCCAGCACTTCGAGGAGCACCGCAAAGGCGGGGCCGTCGCCGCCATCGCCATCCACGACGACCCGCAGGCCGATCGTGTCCTGAACGAGTTCGTCGAGCCCAATCAGCCCGAGGACCTCCGTCGCAGCACGATGTTTTGGTTGGGCAACGCCCGTGGCAAATCCGGCTTCGAAACCATACTGCGAGTCCTGAAGCAGGACCCCAGCGACAAGGTGAAGGAGCAGGCCGTCTTTGCCCTGACGCTGACCAAGGATCCGAGGGGCATCGACACGCTGATTCAGACGGCCAAGGAGAACTCGAGCCCGGAAGTCCGTTCGAAGGCTCTTTTCTGGATGGCGCAAAAAGCGGGCCGCAAGGCGCTGGGCCCCATCACGAACGCCGCGGAAAACGACCCCGACACGAAGGTGAAGCGGCAGGCGGTCTTCGCCCTGACTCAGATGCCATCAAACGAAGGCATCCCGGCCCTGATCGAAGTGGCGCGCAACAACAAGAACGCCGCGGTGCGCAAGCAAGCCTTCTTCTGGCTGGGCCAAAGCAAGGACGAGAGAGCGGTCCGTTTTCTGGAGCAAGTCCTGACGGCCAGGCAATAG